A genomic segment from Gossypium hirsutum isolate 1008001.06 chromosome D04, Gossypium_hirsutum_v2.1, whole genome shotgun sequence encodes:
- the LOC121216404 gene encoding agamous-like MADS-box protein AGL65, giving the protein MGRKKLKIQRLEDLKARQAKYSKRKIGILKKAKELNILCEVDVALLFSSPSGRPTLFVGKNSKGLSSILKRLSNLSFEEREERRAYTIEMLKKIYENSESEFDPLSLSYDTNADTLKLYKDELQELKHILVEKSKILRDWRNPNNVEDINQIKMMEDHLIASLDGLRSRKVHYFFSIRIIC; this is encoded by the exons ATGggaagaaaaaaactaaaaatccaaAGATTGGAAGACCTGAAAGCAAGACAAGCAAAATATTCAAAGCGTAAAATAGGAATTTTGAAGAAAGCTAAAGAACTTAATATATTGTGTGAAGTTGATGTTGCCCTTCTATTTTCTTCACCATCTGGTAGACCAACTCTTTTTGTTGGTAAAAATTCCAA AGGGTTAAGTAGTATTCTTAAGAGACTGTCGAATTTGTCATTCGAGGAGCGCGAGGAAAG GAGGGCCTATACAATAGAG atgttgaagaaaatttatgaaaattcgGAGTCAGAGTTTGATCCATTAAGCTTGTCCTATGACACAAATGCTGATACCCTCAAG TTATACAAAGATGAGCTGCAAGAGCTAAAGCATATACTTGTGGAAAAGAGCAAGATACTAAG AGACTGGAGAAACCCAAATAATGTCGAGGACATAAACCAAATAAAGATGATGGAGGATCATCTCATTGCATCTCTTGATGGACTCAGAAGTAGGAAGGTACATTATTTCTTTTCCATACGTATTATATGTTAA